The following coding sequences are from one Saccopteryx bilineata isolate mSacBil1 chromosome 3, mSacBil1_pri_phased_curated, whole genome shotgun sequence window:
- the SNRPG gene encoding small nuclear ribonucleoprotein G isoform X1, which translates to MSKAHPPELKKFMDKKLSLKLNGGRHVQGILRGFDPFMNLVIDECVEMATSGQQNNIGMVVIRGNSIIMLEALERV; encoded by the exons ATGAGCAAAGCTCACCCTCCCGAGTTAAAAAA ATTTATGGACAAGAAGTTATcat TGAAATTGAATGGTGGCAGACATGTCCAAGGAATACTGCGGGGGTTTGATCCCTTTATGAATCTTGTGATAGATGAATGTGTGGAGATGGCAACTAGTGGGCAACAGAACAATATTGGAATGGTG gTGATACGAGGAAATAGTATCATCATGTTAGAAGCCCTGGAACGAGTATAA
- the PCYOX1 gene encoding prenylcysteine oxidase 1, which yields MSRDIGELVSSLLRLWLLLCLWVCPGCAEVRAPPEKIAIIGAGIGGTSAAYYLRQKFGKDVKIDLFERGEVGGRLATLPVLGKEYESGGSVIHPLNLHMKRFVKDLGLSTVQSSGGLTGISNGKTLVFEESSWFIINIIKLIWQYGFQSLRLHMWVEDVLDKFMRIYRYQSHDYAFSSVESLLHSLGGDDFLGLLNRTLLETLQKAGFSEKFLNEIVAPVMWVNYGQSTDLSGFVGAVSLTGTDSGLWAVEGGNKLVCSGLLQASKGNLISGSVMYIEEKTRTKEKGNPTEMYEVVYQTGAETRSDFYDIILVATPLNQKMSNITFLNFDPPIEEFHQHYKQIVTTFIKGKLNSTTFSSRALDNFDLSTILITDNSDLFINSIGIVASVREDNNPQPSTDEAYVWKTFSKETLTKEQILKLFLSSDYTVKRKWLAYPFYKPPEKCPSIILHDRLYYLNGIECAASAMEMSAIAAHNAALLAYHRWNGHTDMIDQEDLYEKLKTEL from the exons ATGAGTCGCGATATTGGGGAGCTCGTCTCGTCGCTTCTGCGGCTGTGGCTGCTGCTGTGCCTCTGGGTGTGCCCCGGGTGCGCCGAGGTGCGGGCCCCGCCGGAGAAGATCG CAATAATTGGAGCTGGAATTGGTGGCACTTCAGCAGCCTATTATCTGCGGCAGAAATTTGGGAAAGATGTGAAGATTGACCTGTTTGAAAGAGGAGAGGTGGGGGGCCGTCTGGCCACCTTGCCTGTGTTGGGGAAAGAATATGAATCAGGAGGTTCTGTCATCCATCCTTTAAATCTGCACATGAAGCGTTTTGTCAAGGACCTGG GTCTCTCTACTGTTCAGAGTTCTGGTGGCCTAACGGGGATCTCTAATGGAAAGACTCTGGTGTTTGAGGAGAGCAGCTGGtttataataaacataattaaactaATTTGGCAGTATGGATTTCAGTCCCTTCGATTACACATGTGGGTAGAGGATGTATTAGACAAATTTATGAG GATCTACCGCTACCAGTCTCATGACTACGCCTTCAGTAGTGTAGAAAGCTTACTACATTCTCTAGGAGGGGATGACTTCCTTGGATTGCTTAACCGAACACTTCTAGAAACCTTGCAGAAAGCCGGCTTCTCTGAGAAATTCCTCAATGAAATTGTTGCTCCCGTCATGTGGGTCAATTACGGCCAAAGCACAGACCTCAGTGGCTTTGTGG GGGCAGTGTCACTCACTGGTACTGATTCTGGCCTTTGGGCAGTAGAAGGTGGCAATAAACTTGTATGCTCTGGGCTTCTTCAGGCTTCCAAAGGCAATCTTATATCTGGCTCAGTAATGTACATTGAGGAGAAAACGAGGACCAAGGAGAAAG GAAACCCTACAGAGATGTATGAAGTGGTCTACCAGACTGGAGCTGAGACACGTTCAGACTTTTATGACATCATCTTGGTGGCCACTCCACTGAATCAAAAAATGTCCAATATAACTTTTCTCAACTTTGATCCTCCAATTGAGGAATTCCATCAACACTACAAACAGATAGTGACAACTTttattaaggggaagttgaattcAACTACTTTCAGCTCTAGAGCCTTAGATAACTTTGATCTCAGTACAATCTTAATCACTGATAATTCAGATTTGTTTATTAACAGCATTGGGATTGTGGCTTCTGTGAGAGAAGATAATAATCCTCAACCGTCAACAGATGAAGCATATGTTTGGAAGACCTTTTCCAAAGAAACTCTTACTAAAGAGcaaattttaaagctttttttgtcCTCCGATTATACTGTGAAGCGGAAATGGCTTGCATATCCTTTCTATAAGCCTCCAGAGAAATGCCCCTCCATCATTCTGCATGATCGACTCTATTACCTCAATGGCATAGAGTGTGCAGCAAGTGCCATGGAAATGAGTGCCATTGCAGCCCACAACGCTGCTCTCCTTGCCTATCACCGCTGGAATGGGCACACAGACATGATTGACCAAGAGGACCTATACGAGAAACTGAAAACTGAACTATGA
- the SNRPG gene encoding small nuclear ribonucleoprotein G isoform X2, which translates to MKLNGGRHVQGILRGFDPFMNLVIDECVEMATSGQQNNIGMVVIRGNSIIMLEALERV; encoded by the exons A TGAAATTGAATGGTGGCAGACATGTCCAAGGAATACTGCGGGGGTTTGATCCCTTTATGAATCTTGTGATAGATGAATGTGTGGAGATGGCAACTAGTGGGCAACAGAACAATATTGGAATGGTG gTGATACGAGGAAATAGTATCATCATGTTAGAAGCCCTGGAACGAGTATAA